Part of the Rubrobacter calidifluminis genome is shown below.
GGACGATCTCAGGCTGTACTTCTTCGAGTGCGGGAGCCTCAAGACGCAGGTGCAGTACATAAAGATGAACCAGGGGCTCGGCGATCCCTACGAGATCCCGGTGCCCTTCTTCCTCATCACCCATCCCCGGGGGAACGTCCTCTTCGACGGCGGCAACGCGCTTGAGGTGGCCCGCGACGCCCGGGCGCACTGGGGCGTGGTCGTGGACGCCTACCAGCCGGTGATGAGCGAGGACGACTTCGTGGTGAACCAGCTCCAGCGACTGGACATCGACCCGGCATCGGTGCGCTACGTCGTGCAGTCTCATTTGCACCTCGACCACTCCGGCGCGATAGGCCACTTCCCGAACGCCGAGTACGTCGTGCAGCGGCGGGAGCTTGAGTACGCCTACACCCCCGACTGGTTCCAGAAGACCGCCTACATCCGTCCGGACTTCGACAAAGACGTCAGGTGGCTCTTCCTCGACGGTCCGAACGACGACGGCTACGACCTCTTCGGGGACGGCACGATAAAGACGCTCTTCACACCGGGGCACGCGCCGGGGCACACCTCGCTCATCGTCACCCTCGAGGGCGAGGGCCCGATGATGCTCACCGCCGACGCCTGCTACACGATGGACCACTACGAGGAGAAGGCGCTGCCCGGTCTGATCCACTCGGCCGCCGACGTGGCCTACTCGGTGCGCAAGATACACCGTGAGGTGGACCGGCTCGGGGCGACCGTCGTGACGGGGCACGACCCGGACGCCTGGCCCAAGTTCAGGAAGGCGCCGGAGTACTACTCCTGATTGCCTCCGCGGGTCATCCTGCCCCTCAGCACGACATCACCAGCCGGGCGTCCACCGTCTCTGACGGTGATGACGACGGCGTCGTAGTTTAGGGTTCGAGAGGGGACGTTGAGCCAGACCACGGTCCTGCCGGGGCCGGCCTCGAAGGTGCCCGCGCTCGTGCGCCCGTCCTTCGAGACGAGCCACGCCTGGTAGACCCGCCAGCCGGAGCCCGGGTCCCCCAGATGGTACAGCCGGAGCTCCATACGGCGGTTGCCCCGGTCTGCCGGGTAGAGCTTCGCCACGCCCCAGTAGCCCCGGTGCGCGAGCGTCGCACGGTAGGCGGAGACCGGCTCGAGGCGCACGACCGCCACCGGGGTGGAGGAACCGCGCTGGGCCAGAAGCAGCCATCCGAGCGCCGCGATCGCGAGCACGAGTACGGCCGGGAGGACGAGCCACCTCCGGGAGACGAACCCCCGGCGCGGTGTATCCCCCGTCGCTCGCGAGATCGTCCGGGCCCTGAGGTCCGGTGGGGGGTCGGGGTAAGCCGGGAGCGAACGGAGCACGCCGACGGTCTCTCCGAGCTCCTCGAGCTCCCTGCGGCAGCGGGGGCAGCCGGAGACGTGTCGCATGACCTCCTCTCGCTCTTCACGATCGAGGCCCCCCACGGCGAGTGCCCCGAGGTTCCTGCGGGCTTCTTCACAGCCCATCTCTAGAGCACCTCCCGCGAGATGCCGGCCAGGCCGAGCCCGGCCCGCAGTTTCCTGAGCGCCCTGAGGGTGCGGCTCTTGACGGTGCCGAGCGGAAGCCCGGTTCTCTCCGAGATCTCACGCTGGGTGAGGCCTTCGAAGTAGGCGAGCCTGAGCACCTCGCGGTGCGGTTCGTCCAGCTCCTCGAGCGCCACGAGCACCCTCCATGTGAGCCAGGAGTCGTCGACTATCTCCTGGGGGCCTGAAGAGGTGTCACGCACCTCGGAGATGTCCTCTCCGGCGGCCGTGGCCGGGCTGCGGGACTGCCTGCGGTACATGTCCGCTGCCACGCTGCGGGTGATGCGGTAGAGCCAGGTGGAGAAACTCGAGCGCGAGGGATCGAACGTCCCGGCCGAACGCCACACCTTGAGGAAG
Proteins encoded:
- a CDS encoding anti-sigma factor; amino-acid sequence: MGCEEARRNLGALAVGGLDREEREEVMRHVSGCPRCRRELEELGETVGVLRSLPAYPDPPPDLRARTISRATGDTPRRGFVSRRWLVLPAVLVLAIAALGWLLLAQRGSSTPVAVVRLEPVSAYRATLAHRGYWGVAKLYPADRGNRRMELRLYHLGDPGSGWRVYQAWLVSKDGRTSAGTFEAGPGRTVVWLNVPSRTLNYDAVVITVRDGGRPAGDVVLRGRMTRGGNQE
- the attM gene encoding AttM family quorum-quenching N-acyl homoserine lactonase; protein product: MADDLRLYFFECGSLKTQVQYIKMNQGLGDPYEIPVPFFLITHPRGNVLFDGGNALEVARDARAHWGVVVDAYQPVMSEDDFVVNQLQRLDIDPASVRYVVQSHLHLDHSGAIGHFPNAEYVVQRRELEYAYTPDWFQKTAYIRPDFDKDVRWLFLDGPNDDGYDLFGDGTIKTLFTPGHAPGHTSLIVTLEGEGPMMLTADACYTMDHYEEKALPGLIHSAADVAYSVRKIHREVDRLGATVVTGHDPDAWPKFRKAPEYYS
- a CDS encoding RNA polymerase sigma factor, with product MALRHPSRRSDQTDEELVRRLTSGESPGEALSTLYDRYGRTVYGSGIKLLGSGQSAEELVQEVFLKVWRSAGTFDPSRSSFSTWLYRITRSVAADMYRRQSRSPATAAGEDISEVRDTSSGPQEIVDDSWLTWRVLVALEELDEPHREVLRLAYFEGLTQREISERTGLPLGTVKSRTLRALRKLRAGLGLAGISREVL